In a genomic window of Cytobacillus sp. FSL H8-0458:
- a CDS encoding phosphoribosyltransferase family protein, with protein sequence MRSHTLTYSKTKHSIQILNSLTVDIHITENPYELLPEDLFVMAARINKKRSFLFVSKVLGKHIPIDPKIGLLTGELLASRYMEKVKKVETGKAAELLSAIENGTDFLYSSPFIDKDHNPVIIGFAETATALGHAFFQSFNRADYFHTTRDQLANQKSVITFEEEHSHATSHRCYADADLLNNKREIILVDDEMTTGKTAINIIRSIHERFPRKMYTVVSILDWRSPKDQMRFDDLEKELGIIINNVSLLKGEIEVKGTPEVSKSQSADEPSGNTVQITYIHINKEFPGLLNRTNEPSVTLNGEIRNIPYLKDSGRFGLDAIRQAGLSVSLAEIGQSLSRKRDGRNTLCLGTGEFMYIPMKLASLMGEGVKFHSTTRSPIFVRNDKAYGAKYGISFQNPEDPEMAQFVYNIPEDCYEEVFLFFEREPEKESLMPLINQIKKYIKNIKLVYFNGGGKNE encoded by the coding sequence ATGAGATCACATACATTGACCTACTCAAAAACGAAACATTCAATTCAGATACTCAACTCATTAACCGTTGATATTCACATAACCGAAAACCCTTATGAGCTGCTCCCTGAAGATTTATTTGTCATGGCAGCAAGAATTAACAAGAAAAGATCTTTCTTATTTGTCAGCAAAGTACTCGGGAAGCATATACCGATAGACCCGAAGATCGGACTTCTGACAGGAGAATTGCTCGCCAGCCGTTATATGGAGAAGGTGAAGAAGGTGGAGACCGGAAAGGCCGCAGAGCTTTTATCCGCTATTGAAAACGGTACAGATTTCTTGTACAGCAGTCCTTTTATTGATAAAGACCATAACCCGGTCATTATTGGATTTGCCGAAACAGCAACTGCACTTGGACATGCTTTTTTTCAATCATTTAACCGTGCCGATTACTTTCATACAACAAGGGATCAGCTGGCAAATCAAAAATCAGTCATAACATTTGAAGAAGAACATTCTCATGCTACTTCACACAGATGCTATGCAGATGCAGATCTTTTGAATAATAAAAGAGAGATCATTCTTGTCGATGATGAAATGACTACAGGGAAAACAGCCATTAATATCATCCGCTCTATTCATGAACGCTTTCCCAGAAAAATGTATACTGTCGTCTCCATCCTGGATTGGCGTTCCCCAAAAGATCAGATGCGGTTTGATGATTTGGAAAAAGAGCTGGGCATTATTATTAACAATGTGTCTCTTCTAAAAGGGGAGATCGAAGTTAAAGGGACTCCAGAAGTGAGTAAAAGTCAGTCAGCGGACGAACCATCAGGAAATACTGTACAGATTACCTATATTCATATAAATAAAGAATTTCCTGGATTATTAAACCGGACCAATGAACCATCGGTTACCCTAAATGGTGAAATCAGAAATATTCCCTATTTAAAAGATTCGGGCCGTTTCGGGCTGGATGCAATACGCCAGGCTGGATTAAGTGTGTCATTAGCTGAGATCGGCCAATCCTTATCCCGAAAACGGGATGGAAGAAATACATTATGTCTTGGAACCGGGGAGTTTATGTATATCCCTATGAAGCTTGCCTCTTTAATGGGGGAAGGCGTAAAATTTCACTCAACAACACGCAGCCCCATTTTTGTAAGAAATGATAAAGCCTATGGAGCGAAATACGGCATTTCCTTTCAAAATCCTGAAGACCCTGAAATGGCACAATTTGTTTATAACATTCCAGAAGATTGTTATGAAGAAGTATTCCTGTTTTTTGAAAGAGAACCGGAAAAAGAGTCGCTTATGCCTCTTATAAATCAAATTAAAAAATATATTAAAAATATAAAATTAGTCTACTTTAACGGGGGTGGAAAAAATGAATAA
- a CDS encoding cysteine protease StiP family protein — MNKTADKFGSYSRDDVVFLLKDLSGYSLEGSIEQREKNIQSGQHYSETLPIEYQPPEKYLSLFWETLDVYKRKTALSAGAVSEQIWKKKGEKTVLVSLARAGTPVGILIKRYLFEVYGVSLPHYSISIIRDRGIDENAIKHILKSHPGCEIQFVDGWTGKGAISIELTKACRQFHEAYGVPLDDNLAVLADPGYCTTLYGTREDFLIPSACLNSTVSGLVSRTVLNKSLIGPEDFHGAKYYSELEEADVSNQYLSAVAEGFPAIKQEAAELAKRIMENPGEASFKGMEEIQKIQEEFKIESINFVKPGVGETTRVLLRRLPWKILMKDPQSPYVDHIVMLARERDVEVIHYPDMSYTCCGLIKKTGEKS, encoded by the coding sequence ATGAATAAAACAGCAGATAAATTTGGTTCATATAGCAGAGATGATGTTGTCTTTTTACTGAAGGATTTAAGCGGATATTCACTTGAGGGATCCATTGAGCAAAGAGAAAAAAACATTCAGTCCGGTCAGCATTACAGTGAAACACTTCCTATTGAGTATCAGCCGCCTGAAAAGTATCTTTCCCTGTTTTGGGAAACACTTGATGTTTATAAACGGAAAACGGCATTGTCTGCAGGAGCAGTTTCTGAGCAAATTTGGAAGAAAAAAGGCGAAAAAACAGTGCTGGTTTCCCTCGCGAGGGCCGGAACACCTGTTGGAATCCTGATAAAAAGATATCTTTTTGAAGTATATGGTGTCAGTTTGCCGCATTACAGCATTTCCATTATCAGGGACCGCGGGATTGACGAAAATGCGATAAAGCATATTTTAAAGTCACATCCCGGCTGCGAAATTCAATTTGTGGATGGATGGACAGGAAAAGGGGCTATTTCCATTGAATTAACCAAGGCTTGCAGACAATTCCATGAAGCATATGGTGTTCCTCTCGATGATAACTTGGCCGTTCTCGCTGATCCTGGTTACTGCACAACTTTATATGGAACGAGGGAAGACTTTCTGATTCCAAGTGCCTGTCTCAACTCAACTGTTTCAGGATTGGTTAGCAGAACAGTATTAAATAAATCCTTAATTGGGCCGGAAGATTTCCATGGCGCTAAATATTATAGTGAGCTGGAAGAAGCAGATGTTTCAAACCAGTATCTCTCAGCTGTAGCAGAGGGGTTCCCGGCTATTAAGCAGGAAGCTGCTGAACTTGCGAAAAGGATTATGGAAAACCCGGGGGAAGCAAGTTTTAAGGGCATGGAAGAGATTCAGAAAATACAAGAGGAATTTAAGATTGAATCTATTAACTTTGTAAAGCCGGGAGTCGGCGAAACAACCAGAGTTCTTCTGAGAAGGCTTCCATGGAAAATTCTGATGAAAGATCCCCAAAGTCCATATGTTGACCATATTGTCATGCTGGCCAGGGAGCGGGATGTTGAAGTTATCCATTATCCTGATATGAGTTATACCTGCTGCGGATTAATTAAAAAGACTGGAGAAAAATCATGA
- a CDS encoding HAD family hydrolase, translating into MRMFASDLDRTLIYSNKALADFGHSGEDLIAVESKDDREIAFMTQEARRLLKEISAQMLFVPVTTRTYEQYKRIFIFQDVLNIPYTVTSNGANIHYHGKPLEEWSVIVRKRLKAECALLEEMIDRSQSLKLNGKIKMAENLFFYYILEEKLTAASKKAIAGLAESFGWRISHQGRKLYFMPNPICKGEAVKFIHEREDMKMVFGAGDSMLDHDFLKYCDYAYVPSHGELAAEKSISSPYLITANIGTAAGEEILNNILNSIKERV; encoded by the coding sequence ATGAGGATGTTTGCGTCAGATTTGGACAGGACACTGATCTACTCAAATAAAGCACTTGCTGATTTTGGGCACTCAGGAGAAGATTTAATAGCTGTTGAGAGTAAAGATGACAGGGAAATTGCCTTTATGACACAAGAAGCTCGAAGATTACTGAAGGAAATATCTGCTCAAATGCTCTTTGTGCCTGTTACAACGAGGACTTATGAGCAATATAAGCGTATTTTCATTTTTCAGGATGTCCTTAACATTCCATACACTGTCACATCCAATGGTGCCAATATCCATTATCATGGAAAACCTCTTGAGGAGTGGTCCGTCATAGTCCGAAAGCGGCTGAAGGCAGAGTGTGCTTTGCTTGAGGAAATGATTGACAGATCACAAAGCCTGAAACTGAATGGGAAAATAAAAATGGCTGAAAATCTCTTCTTTTATTATATTCTGGAAGAAAAATTAACAGCAGCATCCAAAAAAGCAATTGCTGGTCTGGCAGAATCCTTTGGATGGAGGATATCCCATCAGGGAAGAAAGCTGTATTTTATGCCAAATCCTATTTGTAAGGGCGAGGCAGTGAAATTCATTCATGAACGTGAAGATATGAAAATGGTATTTGGGGCAGGGGATTCCATGCTTGATCATGACTTTTTAAAGTACTGCGACTATGCATACGTCCCCAGCCACGGAGAACTGGCAGCCGAAAAGTCCATCTCATCTCCGTACTTGATTACTGCTAATATAGGGACAGCGGCAGGGGAAGAAATTCTAAATAATATACTAAATAGTATTAAAGAAAGAGTTTAG